In the genome of Vicia villosa cultivar HV-30 ecotype Madison, WI linkage group LG7, Vvil1.0, whole genome shotgun sequence, one region contains:
- the LOC131616492 gene encoding chlorophyll a-b binding protein 7, chloroplastic isoform X2, giving the protein MASACASSAITAVAISTPSSQKNGSPLGPSKAFLGRKLKVNNSTASSSRVRSTTIVCTVAEPDRPLWFPGSTPPPWLDGSLPGDFGFDPLGLGSDPESLRWNVQAELVHCRWAMLGAAGIFIPEFLTKIGILNTPSWYTAGEQEYFTDTTTLFIVELLFIGWAEGRRWADILNPGCVNTDPIFPNNKLTGTDVGYPGGLWFDPLGWGNASPQKLKELRTKEIKNGRLAMLAVMGAWFQHIYTGTGPIDNLFAHLADPGHATIFAAFTP; this is encoded by the exons ATGGCTTCTGCTTGTGCTTCTTCTGCCATTACAGCTGTTGCCATCTCTACTCCAAG TTCTCAGAAGAATGGATCACCCTTGGGACCCTCAAAAGCTTTTCTTGGGAGGAAACTGAAAGTGAATAACAGCACTGCATCATCTTCTAGAGTAAGATCTACTACAATTGTGTGTACAGTTGCTGAGCCTGATAGACCTCTGTGGTTCCCTGGTAGCACCCCTCCTCCATGGCTTGATGGAAGTCTCCCAGGAGATTTTGGATTTGATCCTCTTGGTCTTG GATCTGATCCAGAGAGTTTGAGGTGGAATGTTCAAGCTGAGCTTGTACACTGCAGATGGGCAATGTTAGGTGCAGCTGGAATTTTCATTCCAGAATTCCTAACAAAGATTGGCATCTTGAACACACCATCATGGTATACTGCTGGAGAGCAAGAGTATTTCACAGACACTACCACACTCTTCATAGTCGAGCTTCTTTTCATCGGTTGGGCCGAGGGAAGAAGATGGGCTGACATCCTCAATCCAGGCTGTGTCAACACCGACCCTATCTTTCCAAACAACAAGCTCACAGGAACTGATGTAGGGTACCCTGGTGGACTTTGGTTTGATCCATTGGGTTGGGGAAATGCCTCTCCTCAGAAGCTTAAGGAGTTGAGAACTAAGGAGATTAAGAATGGGAGATTGGCTATGTTGGCTGTTATGGGAGCTTGGTTCCAGCACATTTACACCGGCACTGGTCCTATCGATAACCTCTTTGCTCACCTTGCTGATCCCGGTCACGCTACTATTTTTGCT
- the LOC131616492 gene encoding chlorophyll a-b binding protein 7, chloroplastic isoform X1 has protein sequence MASACASSAITAVAISTPSSQKNGSPLGPSKAFLGRKLKVNNSTASSSRVRSTTIVCTVAEPDRPLWFPGSTPPPWLDGSLPGDFGFDPLGLGSDPESLRWNVQAELVHCRWAMLGAAGIFIPEFLTKIGILNTPSWYTAGEQEYFTDTTTLFIVELLFIGWAEGRRWADILNPGCVNTDPIFPNNKLTGTDVGYPGGLWFDPLGWGNASPQKLKELRTKEIKNGRLAMLAVMGAWFQHIYTGTGPIDNLFAHLADPGHATIFAAFTPK, from the exons ATGGCTTCTGCTTGTGCTTCTTCTGCCATTACAGCTGTTGCCATCTCTACTCCAAG TTCTCAGAAGAATGGATCACCCTTGGGACCCTCAAAAGCTTTTCTTGGGAGGAAACTGAAAGTGAATAACAGCACTGCATCATCTTCTAGAGTAAGATCTACTACAATTGTGTGTACAGTTGCTGAGCCTGATAGACCTCTGTGGTTCCCTGGTAGCACCCCTCCTCCATGGCTTGATGGAAGTCTCCCAGGAGATTTTGGATTTGATCCTCTTGGTCTTG GATCTGATCCAGAGAGTTTGAGGTGGAATGTTCAAGCTGAGCTTGTACACTGCAGATGGGCAATGTTAGGTGCAGCTGGAATTTTCATTCCAGAATTCCTAACAAAGATTGGCATCTTGAACACACCATCATGGTATACTGCTGGAGAGCAAGAGTATTTCACAGACACTACCACACTCTTCATAGTCGAGCTTCTTTTCATCGGTTGGGCCGAGGGAAGAAGATGGGCTGACATCCTCAATCCAGGCTGTGTCAACACCGACCCTATCTTTCCAAACAACAAGCTCACAGGAACTGATGTAGGGTACCCTGGTGGACTTTGGTTTGATCCATTGGGTTGGGGAAATGCCTCTCCTCAGAAGCTTAAGGAGTTGAGAACTAAGGAGATTAAGAATGGGAGATTGGCTATGTTGGCTGTTATGGGAGCTTGGTTCCAGCACATTTACACCGGCACTGGTCCTATCGATAACCTCTTTGCTCACCTTGCTGATCCCGGTCACGCTACTATTTTTGCT GCTTTCACTCCCAAGTGA
- the LOC131616490 gene encoding probable inactive purple acid phosphatase 29: MKMGMKFMVFAVLVSWFWSIPTFAAEQQQKLRFDENGEFKILQVADMHYADGKKTLCLDVLPSQKASCTDLNTTAFIHRMILAEKPNLIVFTGDNIFGADSSDSAKSMDAAFAPAIASNIPWVAVLGNHDQEGTLSREGVMKYIVGMNNTLSRVKPREVRSIDGFGNYNLEVGGVRDTDFGNKSVLNLYFLDSGDYFKVPEISFYDWIKPSQQVWFEKTSAKLQKKYIGGHVPQKEAAPGLAYFHIPLPEYASFDSSNMTGVKMETFGGDGISSASVNSGFFATLVAAGDVKAVFVGHDHINDFCGKLMNIQLCYAGGFGYHAYGQAGWSRRSRVVVASLEKTGKGSWGDVESIKTWKRLDDAHLTRIDSEVLWSKSSRGSSG; this comes from the exons ATGAAGATGGGTATGAAATTCATGGTTTTTGCAGTGTTGGTGTCATGGTTTTGGTCAATTCCTACCTTTGCAGCAGAACAACAACAGAAGCTGAGGTTTGATGAAAATGGAGAATTCAAGATATTGCAAGTGGCAGATATGCACTATGCAGATGGAAAGAAAACACTTTGCTTGGATGTTCTTCCTTCTCAAAAGGCTTCTTGTACTGATCTTAACACCACTGCTTTCATTCATAGGATGATCCTTGCTGAGAAACCTAACCTTATTGTCTTCACTG GAGATAATATCTTTGGGGCTGATTCTTCGGACTCGGCGAAATCAATGGATGCTGCATTTGCTCCTGCAATTGCATCAAACATTCCTTGGGTGGCTGTTTTAGGAAACCATGACCAAGAAGGAACACTCTCTAGGGAAGGTGTGATGAAATATATTGTTGGAATGAACAACACTTTATCTAGAGTCAAGCCTCGAGAAGTGCGCAGCATCGATGGTTTTGGAAACTATAACTTGGAGGTTGGTGGTGTTCGAGATACTGATTTCGGAAACAAATCGGTTCTCAATCTTTACTTTCTTGATAGTGGAGATTATTTCAAAGTTCCTGAGATTTCTTTTTATGATTGGATCAAACCTTCGCAGCAAGTTTGGTTCGAGAAAACGTCTGCGAAGCTTCAG AAAAAATACATAGGAGGGCATGTGCCTCAGAAAGAAGCTGCTCCTGGTCTTGCGTACTTTCACATCCCCTTGCCGGAATATGCAAGTTTTGACTCATCAAACATGACAGGTGTGAAAATGGAAACATTTGGCGGTGATGGCATTAGTTCTGCTTCGGTGAACTCTGGTTTCTTCGCAACCTTGGTTGCAGCAGGAGATGTGAAGGCCGTTTTTGTAGGCCATGATCACATCAATGACTTCTGCGGCAAGCTAATGAATATACAACTTTGTTATGCTGGAGGGTTTGGATACCATGCTTATGGACAAGCCGGATGGTCTAGGAGATCAAGAGTGGTGGTAGCTAGCTTGGAGAAGACGGGTAAGGGAAGTTGGGGAGATGTCGAGTCGATTAAAACATGGAAACGCCTCGATGATGCACATCTCACTAGAATTGATAGTGAGGTCCTATGGAGCAAGAGCTCTCGTG GAAGCAGTGGCTAA